The region TTAGAAAAAATATGGATGACTTTTGGAAGCAAGTCAAGATTTCTAATTCTAAGGAAAATTTCCAAGTGCTGCTGAAAAAATTTAAGTAAGGATTGAAGCAATGGAGTAAAGGGTCTAAAGACAATCTACAAATCTAAGTTGGAGCTTTTTGATAAGAATCATATTTGGAATCATGAAGTTCTAAAGTGCTCTTGGGATTTAGTTTTGTGCTTTAAGAAAAGATATTCCATGCTTAAACAAAAAGCAAGGCTACTTTGGAATCTGCAAGGGGATAAAAACACTAAGTTCTTTCATAAGGTTATACAGAATAGGAAATGCAGAAATAGAATTGAGAAAATTGTCTTGGAAGATAAGTTGGTGAGTAGTCCTGAAGGAATCAAAGAAGCTTTTTTCAATACTTCAGAGGCATATATAACAAAAAAAAAGTTGGAGGTTTTTCAGTTGTACTCCTTGATTAGCCCTAGGCTGAGCTCAGAGGAAGATAATCAACTAGAGGAAAATTTTTGTTTGGAAGAGGTTGAGGATGTCTTGAAATCCTTCAGTTTTGATAAGGCTCCAGGCCCAGATGgtatgtatataaagtatattAAGGAGTTTTGGGACTACCTCTAAGAAAAAAATTTAGATGGCTTCATTTCTTTTGCTGAGAAAGGTGTGTTACCTGTAGGACGTAATTCTTCTTTCATTGCACTTGTACCTAAAGTTAAAGTACCAACTATGCTGAAAGATTTTAGACCAATATGCCTAATTAATAGTGTCACCAAATTGCTAACCAAAATGTTAGCTCAGAGACTTAGCAAAGTTTATGAGAAGCTGATTGATGAGAACCAATTTGGCTTTGTTAAAGGTAGGCAAGCTGTAGAGAGTATTATGTTGGTTAATGAGGTGTATCATTCCATGTAGACTTCAAGAAATTCAAGGATAATTTTAAAGCTGGATTTTGAGAAAGCTTTTGATACTGTTAACTGGAATTTTCTCTTTTAAATTGTGGAGTGTTTAGGCTTGGGAGTTGGTTGGATTAAGTGGATAAGAGACTTGTTTGAGTGTCTTAGGATTTCAGTTTTAGTTAATGGTTATCCCTCTAAGGAGTTCAACATTACTAATGGGCTGAGGTAAGGAGATCCTTTATCCCCAATGCTCTTCAATTTGGCTGGAGAAGTACTTAGTAAGATGTTAGTCAAAGCAAGTGAGTTGGGATTGTTTGAAGGTCTGCAAGTCAGGAAGGCTGGTAGAACTGTATCACATCTGCAGTTTGCTGATGATACAATTGTTTTTTTAAAAGGCTCTATGCAATCATTAAGAGGAATCAAGAGAGTATTTCAATGCTTTCAGTTACTCTCTGGATTGAAGATTAATTTTCAGAAAAGCATGATATTCTCATGCCACTTATCAAGGGAGGATATGGCTTCTTTTGCTGATGAGCTTGGATGCATGGTAGGGACTTGGCCTCTAACTTACCTAGGAAGTCAGATTGGATTAAGTCCAAGGAAATCCATTTTTTGGAAGCCTCTAATTGATAAGTTTAAGAACAACCTGGCTAATTGGAAAAGGGATAGTTTGAATCAAGCTGGTAGACTATCTTTAATCAAATCTACTTTGGATAGTCTCCCAATATATTGGTTCTCCTTGCACAAAGTTCCTGTTGGGGTTTGTAATCAATTGGAAAGAATCAGAAGGGATTTTTTCTGGGGAAATGTTTCTGAGGAAGGAGGGATTTGTGTTAagaaaatgcatttaaaatcttGGAATTTGATTTGCAAATCTAAAAAGTTAGGAGGGTTGGGACTTAGCTTGCTTCAACAAAGAAATTTAGTGCTCTTATGTAAGTAGTGGTTCAGGTGACAGTCTAGTAGAAATGATACATGGAATGTCTGGTTGATAGATAAATATATTTGTGAAAGGTGGGAAGATTTGGATGCTCAAAGAAATTCTAAGTATTTTTCAGTCATAGTCAATGATGTGCTTAAGGCAGTAGCAGGTTTATCCAGTATAGGTTTACTAGGTCCAGGTTGCTTAAAATGGGAAGTTttttatggaaaatttgtatTGTTCTGGGAAGATTTGTGGTTTACAGATAAGGCTCTTCTTGACAAATTTAATAGACTTTATGGTATTTCCAAGTTATAATTTAAGGAAATTAGAATTATAAAGGTCTTATGGGATTGTTATGATAGGTCAGGAAAAGTTTTTTGGAAGAGAAAGTTAAGGAGTTGGGAATTAGATGAGCTGACAGAACTTGTCAAGATCATAGATTCTATTGAGTTGAGTAGTAAACAAGATGTGTTGATTTGGGTTCTCCTGGGAGATCAATATAGTTGTAAAGCTGCTTATGATCTAATAAGTAAAGATTCAATTTCTAGCAGCAGTTCCTGGGATGTTATCTGGGGGTGTAAGGTTCCATAATCAGTTAAGCTTTTTTTATGGAAAGTACATTCTAAAGTAATCCCAACTAAGACATGGTTGGCTGATATGATCAATAATTTTGAAGGGTCAAAAATTTGTTTGCTTTGTGATGCTGAGGAGGAGTCTCTTGATCATCTTCTATGGAGATGCATTTTCTCTAGAAAAGTATGGATTTTTGTGCTTGATTGGTGGGGCATAACTTCTAAGGTTTTTATAGGGGATCTGGAGTCTATGTGAAAATGTAGAGCTTTGTTCCGTCAAGCTAGTATCAAGAGAGTTTGGTCAAATGTTCTAGTGTCCACAATTGGGACCATTTGGCTACATAGAAAtaaatatctatttcagaatagtTACTTGAGTTTAAATCAAGTATGCTTTCTAGTTCAGAGGAGAGCTTTGGAATGGAGCTTAGCAAATGGAGTCTTTATCTATATAATACACCAACATGGGTCTAAAATTAGTGAGACATTTTATTCATGAGTTAAAAATGACTAATTTTCCCCTACGTTTAATATCTATTTAAAAATTGTGTTGCTAGCAAGATTCAAACTCATGTCTATTCATGAACATATAGATATtcataccactacaccatattgcTACTTGTGTTTTTTTATTATACACATAATATTTAAGTGTCCTAGACAATAATACTTATTGTTATTAACTTCAAAGATGATTATAATATCATCGTCTTGAATATTACCATTACCATATTGCCATTTATGTTAgaaattttattcataaaaattGGTGAGATATTTTTTTAATATGCAATGACAAATTTGCCCTTGTGTATGCACATATATAATATGTGTGTGTTATATGAaagaaataaaatataaaatta is a window of Apium graveolens cultivar Ventura chromosome 11, ASM990537v1, whole genome shotgun sequence DNA encoding:
- the LOC141696065 gene encoding uncharacterized protein LOC141696065 — its product is MDDRKSANCTYRRWDVQGFDYFMKNNNLCDIALVNGEFTWFGPHVLCFKKRYSMLKQKARLLWNLQGDKNTKFFHKVIQNRKCRNRIEKIVLEDKLVSSPEGIKEAFFNTSEAYITKKKLEVFQLYSLISPRLSSEEDNQLEENFCLEEVEDVLKSFSFDKAPGPDGRNSSFIALVPKVKVPTMLKDFRPICLINSVTKLLTKMLAQRLSKVYEKLIDENQFGFVKGLGVGWIKWIRDLFECLRISVLVNGYPSKEFNITNGLRLYAIIKRNQESISMLSVTLWIED